One genomic segment of Chitinophaga sancti includes these proteins:
- a CDS encoding FecR family protein yields MQTSSRLEELFQRWFNGQANPAEKEELINLLESIDINGTLPAVLKAAWDDLQAEQVYTNIQKDAIVDKILQKARPPLKTRTLNHSYWWWAAAMLCIIMGAGYWLNSRVSTRHTGNAIATTKDVPPGRHGAVLTLANGKKIVLDSSGNGIITNQQGTQVILSNGKLLYNAAKAEGVSYNNIYTPRGRKFQLVLPDNSKVWLNAGSSLQFPTAFTDKERLVKVTGEAYFEIAKDPAKPFCVSVNDRMQVKVLGTSFNVNAYGDEASMNTTLLNGAVLIETPGHKPMQLNPGQQVRAMPDGTLQMESNVNTDQVIAWKDGYFNFDGATIQQVMRQLARWYDIEIVYEGKIPDIIFEGELPTSLQLSQVLKILNQVEIKYRIEGKRLIILP; encoded by the coding sequence ATGCAAACATCTTCCAGGCTTGAGGAGCTATTTCAACGGTGGTTTAATGGTCAGGCCAATCCCGCCGAAAAAGAAGAGCTGATAAACCTCCTCGAAAGCATCGATATAAATGGAACACTTCCTGCTGTACTAAAGGCAGCGTGGGATGATTTGCAGGCAGAGCAGGTATATACCAATATTCAAAAAGATGCAATTGTTGATAAAATACTTCAAAAAGCCCGGCCACCACTGAAAACCCGTACGCTCAATCACAGTTACTGGTGGTGGGCAGCTGCAATGCTTTGCATTATTATGGGTGCAGGTTACTGGCTTAATAGCCGGGTATCAACAAGACACACCGGGAATGCTATTGCAACAACAAAAGACGTTCCTCCCGGTCGGCATGGGGCTGTATTGACCCTTGCTAATGGAAAGAAGATCGTATTGGATAGCAGCGGCAATGGCATTATCACCAACCAACAAGGTACACAGGTCATACTCAGCAATGGAAAACTGTTGTATAACGCCGCCAAAGCCGAAGGAGTGAGCTATAATAATATTTATACCCCCCGGGGACGAAAATTCCAGCTGGTATTGCCGGATAATTCAAAGGTATGGCTGAATGCCGGTTCCAGCTTGCAATTCCCTACTGCTTTCACCGACAAAGAACGCCTGGTGAAGGTTACAGGAGAAGCTTATTTTGAAATAGCCAAAGATCCAGCAAAGCCTTTTTGTGTTTCAGTGAATGATCGCATGCAGGTGAAGGTATTGGGAACCAGCTTTAATGTCAATGCATATGGCGATGAAGCAAGTATGAATACCACCTTATTGAATGGCGCTGTATTGATCGAAACGCCGGGCCATAAACCGATGCAGCTAAATCCTGGCCAACAGGTAAGAGCAATGCCCGATGGCACCCTTCAGATGGAAAGTAATGTCAATACAGACCAGGTGATTGCCTGGAAAGATGGGTATTTTAACTTCGATGGGGCTACAATACAACAAGTGATGCGGCAACTGGCCCGCTGGTATGATATAGAGATCGTCTACGAAGGAAAAATACCAGACATCATATTCGAAGGAGAGCTCCCTACCTCACTTCAACTGTCACAAGTATTGAAAATATTAAATCAGGTTGAAATCAAATATCGTATAGAAGGGAAACGACTTATAATTTTGCCATAA
- a CDS encoding RNA polymerase sigma factor, with protein MFADVTDNNTELLSLVAAGNEKAYRKLFHLYADLLHTYIQHLTKSNELAEEIVQDIFLQIWTTRETLGNIHNFRNYLFVISRNHALNIIKKMVRENKKRKLWEYNEELLATHPPENQERQLSLIEEAIAQLPPQQQKVWIMSRQQGMKYNEIATATGLSRETVKKYLQYGTQSIINYVTKHKDLLLILLLFIKKKFPT; from the coding sequence TTGTTTGCAGACGTTACAGATAATAACACAGAGCTCCTTTCACTTGTAGCTGCGGGCAATGAAAAAGCTTACCGAAAGCTCTTTCACCTCTATGCTGATCTGTTACATACATATATACAACATCTCACAAAGTCAAACGAACTAGCCGAAGAAATCGTACAGGATATTTTCCTGCAAATCTGGACAACACGGGAAACTTTGGGCAATATTCACAACTTCAGGAACTACCTCTTTGTCATCTCCCGTAACCATGCGCTGAACATCATAAAAAAGATGGTTCGCGAGAATAAAAAAAGAAAGCTATGGGAATATAATGAAGAACTCCTCGCCACCCATCCTCCAGAAAATCAGGAACGTCAGTTAAGTCTTATAGAAGAAGCAATTGCCCAACTCCCTCCCCAGCAACAAAAAGTATGGATCATGAGCCGGCAGCAGGGAATGAAATATAATGAGATTGCGACTGCAACCGGCCTTTCCAGGGAGACTGTGAAAAAATACCTTCAATATGGTACCCAATCAATTATAAACTATGTAACCAAACATAAAGACCTTTTATTGATCTTACTTTTATTTATTAAAAAAAAATTCCCCACCTGA
- a CDS encoding YceI family protein, translated as MKQTVSAIALMLALAACGGGTKPEQAKTSEAQEAAATTGAAYTIDTAATTVDWKATHKGGMAPRWGVIKVSSGTLNVENGTITSGEFEVNMNSLTTDPASVTEKDKKSTDLDGHLKSADFFNVEKFPAAKFVITAVAPYDSTKAKSLEAGATNLISGNLTLKDSTLNITFPAVVTVSEGDVTATAKFVIDRTAWGIHYKTEGSPENWVISKDIEIGFKVKAVKK; from the coding sequence ATGAAGCAAACTGTATCTGCTATTGCTTTAATGCTTGCACTGGCCGCTTGTGGCGGTGGTACTAAACCTGAACAGGCTAAAACCTCCGAAGCACAGGAAGCTGCTGCTACCACCGGTGCTGCTTACACCATCGACACTGCTGCTACTACCGTTGACTGGAAAGCTACCCACAAAGGTGGTATGGCTCCTCGTTGGGGTGTTATCAAGGTGTCTTCCGGTACCCTGAACGTTGAAAACGGCACTATTACCAGTGGTGAATTCGAAGTAAACATGAATTCCCTGACCACTGATCCTGCATCTGTTACTGAAAAGGATAAGAAATCCACTGATCTGGATGGCCACCTGAAAAGCGCAGACTTCTTCAATGTTGAGAAGTTCCCGGCTGCTAAATTCGTTATCACTGCCGTAGCTCCTTACGACAGCACTAAAGCTAAGAGCCTGGAAGCAGGTGCAACTAATCTGATCAGCGGTAACCTGACCCTGAAAGATAGCACCCTGAACATCACCTTCCCTGCTGTAGTTACTGTGTCTGAAGGCGACGTAACTGCTACTGCTAAATTCGTGATTGACAGAACCGCATGGGGTATCCACTACAAAACTGAAGGTAGCCCTGAAAACTGGGTGATTAGCAAGGATATCGAAATCGGCTTCAAAGTGAAGGCTGTTAAGAAATAA
- a CDS encoding gliding motility-associated C-terminal domain-containing protein, whose amino-acid sequence MPKIYSLSLALLLSQLQLKAQYADTGTGSLKEQIYWCNWAGFTITEGATKTFITSDSLTVTATFSDVTGTTPVPNYMSYAGYDFNNPAIKGSLNTNSSAHFKVSFTATRNNTPIPVTMVAIGTGSTTYTDACSTSMALSTDTTEVTMGNASTVIFGILAGFDRGDLPASYGYAAHELNYIPCTLTQQSNFYLGAIVPDADTLKATDDVADEDAITTFPPYTGGGEYEITIPVYATTTAYVSAWFDFNRNGTFDANEIAIDTITANTATLKWSDIPARLPAGKVSPSAFRFRISDTLITSPTGYAPNGEVEDYFIPLTAPCDVKVSTLPDVILCAGRSTQLSATGATSYKWTPATFLNADTIAQPVASPTITTKYTVAGTDAYGCTGEASLTINVNPSPVITTSKDTSMCTGTTIQLSGVSDIPASYTWSPAKGLSNTTITNPTASPDTTTNYIITASTIYGCRTSKKIYINVTPTPVLKVTPDSPAVCIGQSVIMTAAGGDEYAWLTSNDSLLTTSTALNISPLHDTTFKVYIRDYACKLADTLVVPVIVYDTPRTTIAKSGDIDCANASISLKATGGIYYTWETAPGITNTHTASPAVSPLETTTYEVTIMDGHGCTNVESITVNVDVALAFTRYPIPSAFTPNGDGKNDCFGLKRWGETSGFEFNIFNRVGRIVYASDSPDACWDGTSKGEPLPVGTYIYMIRARTICGDVVRKGTILLIR is encoded by the coding sequence ATGCCAAAAATCTATTCCCTGTCTCTGGCATTGCTTTTATCTCAATTACAGCTAAAAGCACAATATGCCGATACCGGAACAGGATCCCTCAAAGAGCAGATCTACTGGTGCAACTGGGCCGGTTTTACCATTACCGAAGGGGCCACTAAAACATTTATTACCAGTGATAGCCTCACTGTTACCGCCACCTTTTCCGACGTTACAGGTACTACTCCCGTACCTAACTATATGTCTTACGCCGGCTATGACTTCAATAACCCAGCCATCAAAGGCTCTTTAAATACCAACAGCAGCGCGCATTTCAAAGTGTCCTTTACCGCCACCCGGAATAATACTCCCATACCCGTTACCATGGTCGCCATCGGTACCGGCAGCACTACTTATACAGATGCCTGCAGCACTTCGATGGCGTTAAGTACTGATACGACCGAAGTCACTATGGGAAATGCCTCCACCGTCATCTTCGGTATCCTGGCAGGATTCGACAGGGGAGACCTGCCGGCTTCCTACGGCTATGCCGCCCATGAACTCAATTATATCCCTTGTACCCTCACCCAACAATCAAATTTCTACTTAGGTGCCATCGTCCCCGATGCCGACACGCTAAAAGCCACTGATGACGTTGCCGACGAAGATGCGATCACCACTTTTCCTCCATATACAGGAGGAGGGGAGTACGAAATCACAATTCCGGTATACGCCACTACAACCGCATACGTCTCCGCGTGGTTCGACTTCAACCGCAATGGTACCTTCGATGCAAATGAAATCGCTATCGATACTATAACAGCAAATACCGCCACTTTAAAATGGTCAGACATCCCGGCACGACTCCCTGCCGGCAAAGTGTCTCCATCCGCCTTTCGCTTCCGCATCTCCGATACGCTTATCACCAGTCCCACCGGCTATGCGCCCAATGGCGAAGTCGAAGACTATTTTATTCCTCTCACTGCACCCTGCGATGTAAAAGTTAGCACGCTCCCCGACGTTATTCTCTGCGCAGGTAGGTCCACGCAGCTCAGTGCTACGGGTGCTACCTCCTATAAATGGACACCTGCTACTTTCCTGAATGCCGATACCATCGCTCAACCTGTGGCCAGTCCAACCATCACCACAAAATACACCGTAGCAGGAACAGACGCTTATGGCTGCACAGGCGAAGCTTCGCTCACGATCAATGTGAATCCTTCTCCCGTTATCACCACCAGCAAGGATACCTCCATGTGTACGGGCACCACTATCCAGTTATCAGGCGTTTCAGATATTCCTGCCAGTTATACCTGGTCGCCAGCCAAAGGATTAAGTAACACGACCATCACAAACCCTACTGCCAGCCCTGACACCACCACCAATTACATCATTACCGCATCTACCATCTACGGCTGCCGTACTTCTAAAAAAATATATATCAATGTAACTCCGACGCCTGTATTGAAGGTCACCCCCGACTCACCCGCTGTGTGCATCGGTCAGTCTGTGATCATGACCGCCGCCGGTGGCGATGAATATGCATGGCTTACATCAAATGATTCCCTGCTTACCACAAGTACGGCTTTAAACATTTCACCCCTGCACGATACTACTTTCAAGGTCTACATCAGGGACTACGCCTGCAAGCTCGCCGATACCCTCGTGGTACCCGTGATCGTATACGATACACCCAGGACTACCATTGCCAAATCAGGCGACATTGACTGTGCCAACGCCAGCATCAGTTTAAAAGCAACAGGAGGCATCTATTACACCTGGGAAACTGCTCCCGGCATCACCAATACGCATACCGCCAGTCCGGCCGTATCCCCGCTGGAAACGACTACTTACGAAGTCACTATTATGGATGGTCATGGCTGTACCAATGTAGAAAGTATAACCGTCAATGTGGATGTCGCTCTCGCCTTCACCCGTTATCCCATACCTTCGGCATTTACACCTAACGGAGATGGTAAAAATGATTGCTTTGGACTAAAACGTTGGGGGGAAACCTCCGGGTTTGAGTTTAATATTTTCAACCGGGTAGGTCGGATCGTATATGCATCAGATTCACCAGATGCTTGCTGGGACGGTACTTCCAAAGGCGAACCTTTACCTGTGGGTACATATATTTACATGATCCGCGCCAGAACTATCTGTGGTGATGTCGTAAGAAAAGGCACCATCCTGCTAATCCGTTGA
- a CDS encoding Dabb family protein, producing MFKKTRRQFLATAGKTAALTSIASLSGTALMAKPTEKVFVHHVYFWLKNPDSQEDKAKLIEGLQTLAKTAKTIRQHHIGLPSTTNREVIDRSYQVSWLLFFKNKADQDIYQTDPAHLAFIKNCSTLWQKVIVYDAEDI from the coding sequence ATGTTCAAAAAAACAAGGCGCCAATTCTTAGCCACCGCCGGGAAAACAGCCGCTCTCACCAGTATCGCTTCCCTGTCAGGCACTGCGCTCATGGCTAAGCCAACTGAAAAGGTATTTGTACACCATGTCTACTTCTGGCTCAAAAACCCGGACAGCCAGGAAGATAAAGCAAAGCTGATTGAAGGACTACAAACGCTGGCGAAAACCGCCAAAACCATTCGCCAACATCATATTGGATTGCCATCTACCACCAACCGCGAAGTGATTGACCGCTCTTACCAGGTATCCTGGCTGCTGTTCTTCAAAAATAAAGCAGATCAGGACATCTATCAGACCGATCCTGCACACCTGGCATTCATCAAAAACTGTTCTACCCTCTGGCAAAAGGTGATCGTCTACGATGCAGAGGATATATAG
- a CDS encoding outer membrane beta-barrel family protein has translation MQRFFWLIALLTFTVAAHAQMPPGGTPPPGGFPGGGKPVANGHLYGKVLDSDGKPLPYTSVIVFQNRYDTITGTKKDVLVKGAMTQNNGDFSLEGVPTFGPLILKISATGFKQYVQTVSFKKAGSGPPSTDKDLGNIKLSSDISQLNEVTVTAAKPLMKVDMDKKVFDVTQNISSVGGTAQDVMKNVPSVNVDVDGNMTMRNATPQLYLDGRPTTLTLDQIPADAIETVEVMTAPSAKYDASGGGAGIVNIVLKKNRKTGYNGNIRAGISSRGGLNGGLDFNARQGKFNLSANAMYNQNKDRTTGYTDRTDYSTDPNLHTLQNNVQTGGGGFMFGRVGLDYFMNNRTTLSLTGTKVHGEMSPKSTLDIFTDSLYDSGTTSSYGHRITDGKRVFNGNGLELAMKHLFPHEGDELSVTANYFGGTNTNNSLYTTNYYTAKGGTYTDDVIQKIDGDGKMHHITGQADYTKALSAKSKLEAGVRGQFNYTLNKNATYYYNDETGEYDLSSSSTSNYENHERILAAYGTFSSSIKNFSYKVGVRAESSNYDGKLLNNGEKFSNSYPVSLFPTIFLSQKVGHNQELQLSVTRRINRPSFFQLIPFADSTDKLNITKGNPNLVPEFTQSFELSYMKTFSNNSTFMASGYYKRTTHTITSYTDSETDEATGTSALINTYINAKNSYTTGAEVTLVNYITKWWDMNTNINAYNSKVNAGTSEVQNNALWSVFAKVNSNFKLPASFELQLTGTYQSKTNMPVNQQKGFGDGPPQMQAQSSSQGYIKGFYGVDLALKKSFLKSKALTATVSVNDIFRSRTTDQVSYSTYFTQEYTRLRNPQFVRLNLAYRFGKIDASLFKRKANSTMDTNSGMQM, from the coding sequence ATGCAAAGATTTTTTTGGCTAATCGCCCTGTTGACCTTTACAGTAGCAGCACATGCACAAATGCCCCCGGGGGGCACGCCTCCTCCGGGAGGTTTCCCAGGTGGTGGTAAACCTGTAGCAAACGGTCACCTCTACGGAAAGGTATTGGATAGTGATGGTAAACCTTTACCCTACACTTCCGTAATCGTATTTCAAAACAGGTATGACACCATTACCGGTACTAAAAAAGATGTGCTTGTGAAAGGAGCCATGACACAAAATAACGGGGATTTCAGCCTGGAAGGTGTGCCTACTTTCGGCCCCCTGATCCTGAAAATCTCGGCTACCGGTTTTAAACAATATGTACAGACCGTGTCTTTCAAAAAAGCAGGTAGTGGTCCCCCTTCTACAGATAAGGACCTGGGCAACATCAAACTGAGTTCCGATATCAGCCAGCTGAACGAGGTAACAGTTACCGCTGCCAAACCGCTCATGAAAGTGGATATGGACAAGAAGGTATTCGACGTGACCCAGAATATTTCCAGTGTAGGTGGTACTGCACAGGATGTGATGAAGAACGTACCTTCTGTGAACGTGGATGTAGATGGTAACATGACCATGCGCAATGCCACACCGCAGTTGTACCTGGATGGCCGTCCTACTACCCTGACCCTGGATCAGATTCCGGCCGATGCGATCGAAACAGTGGAAGTAATGACCGCTCCAAGTGCTAAATACGATGCATCAGGTGGTGGCGCAGGTATAGTGAACATTGTACTGAAGAAGAACCGTAAAACGGGTTATAATGGTAACATCAGAGCGGGTATTTCCAGCCGTGGCGGCCTGAATGGCGGCCTGGACTTCAATGCACGCCAGGGTAAATTTAACCTGAGTGCAAATGCCATGTATAACCAGAACAAAGATCGTACAACAGGTTACACTGACCGTACTGATTACTCTACAGACCCTAACCTCCATACACTGCAGAACAACGTACAGACTGGTGGCGGTGGATTTATGTTTGGCAGGGTCGGTCTGGATTATTTCATGAATAACAGAACGACTTTATCCCTCACAGGTACAAAAGTGCATGGTGAAATGTCACCAAAAAGTACGCTTGACATTTTTACAGACAGCCTGTACGACAGCGGTACTACCAGCTCTTATGGTCATCGTATTACAGATGGAAAAAGAGTCTTTAACGGGAATGGCCTGGAACTGGCAATGAAACACCTGTTCCCCCACGAAGGAGATGAACTGAGTGTAACGGCAAACTATTTCGGTGGTACCAACACAAATAATTCACTGTATACCACCAATTACTATACGGCTAAAGGTGGTACTTACACAGATGATGTAATTCAGAAGATCGATGGCGATGGTAAGATGCACCACATCACCGGACAGGCGGATTATACAAAAGCACTGAGTGCAAAATCAAAACTGGAAGCAGGTGTACGCGGACAGTTCAACTACACGCTGAACAAGAACGCTACTTACTATTACAATGACGAAACCGGTGAGTACGATCTGTCATCCAGCTCTACCAGCAACTACGAGAATCATGAGAGGATCCTGGCGGCTTATGGTACATTCAGCAGCAGCATTAAGAATTTCAGCTATAAAGTAGGTGTACGTGCAGAAAGTTCCAACTACGATGGTAAACTGCTTAACAACGGTGAGAAGTTTAGCAACAGTTACCCGGTAAGCCTTTTCCCAACTATCTTCCTGAGCCAGAAAGTAGGCCACAACCAGGAATTGCAGCTGAGTGTAACCAGGAGAATCAACCGTCCAAGCTTTTTCCAGCTGATACCATTTGCGGATAGTACAGATAAGCTGAATATCACAAAGGGTAATCCTAACCTGGTACCAGAGTTCACACAATCATTCGAATTATCTTACATGAAGACGTTTAGTAACAACAGTACCTTTATGGCATCTGGTTATTACAAACGTACTACACATACTATTACCAGCTATACTGATTCAGAAACAGACGAAGCCACTGGTACTTCTGCACTGATAAACACATATATCAATGCAAAGAACAGCTATACCACAGGTGCGGAAGTAACACTGGTCAACTACATCACTAAATGGTGGGATATGAATACAAACATCAATGCTTACAACTCTAAGGTAAATGCGGGTACTTCAGAGGTACAGAACAATGCCTTGTGGAGTGTGTTTGCAAAGGTGAACAGTAACTTCAAACTGCCGGCCAGCTTTGAATTGCAGCTGACAGGTACCTATCAGTCTAAAACCAACATGCCGGTGAACCAGCAGAAAGGTTTTGGAGATGGTCCTCCACAGATGCAGGCACAAAGTTCTTCCCAGGGGTATATCAAAGGTTTCTATGGTGTAGACCTGGCGTTGAAGAAGAGCTTCCTGAAGAGCAAGGCGCTGACAGCGACAGTGAGCGTGAACGACATCTTCCGCAGCAGAACTACGGATCAGGTATCATACAGCACTTATTTTACACAGGAGTATACACGTTTGCGTAACCCACAGTTCGTAAGACTGAACCTGGCATATCGCTTTGGTAAGATCGATGCTTCATTGTTTAAGCGTAAAGCAAACAGTACCATGGATACCAATTCAGGAATGCAGATGTAA
- a CDS encoding LytTR family DNA-binding domain-containing protein, protein MVLRCIAVDDEPLALDLLEDNIKQVPYLELVAKCADAFEAIKVLEENTVDLIFLDIQMPGLTGLQFIQSLQHKPMIILITAYEKYALQGFDLEVTDYLVKPVALPRFIKACNKAKELFQLRQQPSNPTTAAPSPEFFFVNADYSLLKINIGDIIWIEALKDYIRIHLTGTAKPVVTRMPLKQVEEQLNPAKFIRIHKSYIIAVAHITAIRKNSVFIGTMELPVGDNYRESVAALTGTK, encoded by the coding sequence ATGGTATTACGTTGCATAGCAGTAGATGATGAGCCACTGGCGCTGGATTTATTGGAAGACAATATCAAACAGGTACCTTATCTTGAGCTGGTAGCAAAGTGTGCAGATGCTTTTGAAGCAATTAAGGTGCTGGAAGAAAATACCGTGGACCTGATCTTCCTGGATATCCAGATGCCGGGCTTGACGGGATTGCAGTTTATACAGAGTTTACAGCACAAGCCGATGATCATCCTGATCACGGCTTATGAAAAATACGCATTGCAGGGGTTTGACCTGGAGGTAACAGATTACCTGGTGAAGCCAGTCGCGCTGCCCCGCTTTATCAAAGCCTGTAACAAGGCGAAAGAACTGTTCCAACTCAGACAACAGCCATCTAACCCCACAACGGCGGCCCCTTCCCCGGAGTTCTTTTTTGTGAATGCGGATTATAGCCTGCTGAAGATCAATATCGGAGATATCATCTGGATTGAAGCCCTGAAGGACTATATCCGGATACATTTGACAGGTACTGCCAAGCCGGTGGTGACCAGGATGCCATTGAAACAGGTGGAAGAGCAGCTGAACCCGGCAAAGTTCATCCGGATTCACAAGAGTTATATCATTGCTGTAGCGCATATCACTGCAATCAGGAAGAACAGTGTGTTTATCGGTACCATGGAACTGCCTGTGGGCGATAACTACAGGGAGTCTGTGGCGGCGCTGACGGGTACTAAATAA
- a CDS encoding sensor histidine kinase, producing MTVTQNDIKPAWYTKKWAQSLLHAVAWVTLFTLPYLLRPSPDKNHGHKEEDPLWHIHFIINCVFLTFWFYLNSNVLIPKLVYKKKWWQYGGILLVMLFVQVLVRWIFVNIFISPEEFDLRPTIFFSFFTLLFILACSTTWRIVKDKVEAEQLASDRENENLKTELSLLRSQVSPHFMFNVLNNMVALARKRSDQLEPSLIKLSSLMRYMLYEADEDKVALDKEVDYLQSYIDLQQQRFGAKVQVNVNLQLPENGYEIEPMLLIPFVENAFKHGTGMIPDARIDIELRAKQGLLQFSVMNKYNEEYEEVKDNSSGIGLTNVKRRLNLLYRDNYQLLINKKEGWFVVSLQLHLH from the coding sequence ATGACTGTTACACAAAATGATATAAAACCCGCCTGGTATACGAAAAAATGGGCTCAAAGTTTACTCCACGCGGTGGCCTGGGTTACCTTATTCACCCTCCCATATTTATTACGCCCTTCGCCAGACAAAAATCATGGACACAAGGAAGAAGATCCTCTCTGGCATATCCACTTTATCATAAATTGTGTGTTCCTGACCTTCTGGTTTTACCTGAACTCAAATGTGCTGATACCTAAACTGGTATATAAGAAGAAATGGTGGCAATATGGTGGTATATTGCTGGTAATGCTCTTTGTGCAGGTATTAGTGAGGTGGATATTTGTGAATATATTTATTTCGCCGGAGGAGTTTGATTTACGTCCTACGATATTCTTTAGCTTTTTCACCCTGCTCTTTATCCTTGCATGTAGTACAACCTGGAGGATCGTGAAAGACAAGGTAGAAGCTGAGCAACTGGCCAGTGACAGGGAAAATGAGAATCTGAAAACAGAGCTGAGCCTGTTGCGCTCCCAGGTAAGTCCGCACTTTATGTTCAATGTATTGAATAATATGGTGGCCCTGGCCCGGAAGCGGTCCGACCAGCTGGAACCTTCCCTTATCAAACTCTCTTCCCTCATGCGGTATATGCTGTACGAAGCGGATGAGGACAAAGTGGCCCTGGACAAGGAGGTCGATTATCTGCAAAGTTATATTGACCTGCAGCAGCAGCGATTCGGGGCAAAAGTACAGGTGAATGTAAACCTGCAACTACCGGAGAATGGGTATGAAATAGAGCCGATGCTGCTCATTCCTTTTGTGGAAAATGCCTTTAAGCATGGCACAGGTATGATACCGGATGCCAGGATTGATATAGAACTGAGAGCGAAGCAGGGTTTATTACAGTTCTCTGTAATGAACAAGTACAATGAAGAATATGAAGAGGTAAAAGATAACTCGTCCGGGATAGGTTTGACGAATGTGAAACGAAGGCTGAACCTGTTGTATAGAGATAATTACCAGTTACTGATCAATAAAAAAGAGGGATGGTTCGTTGTATCCCTACAATTACACTTGCATTAA